The Candidatus Saccharibacteria bacterium sequence GCAGGAAAGGCGTGCCCTGGGCCAAGTACGAACATCATATCTTGCTGATGTTTTTTTGCCAGACGGCTAAGGTGCGCATAGGCAAAGTTAACCCCCGGTCCGCTACCCCAGTGTCCTAGCAGGCGAGGCTTTACGTCGTCAAACGTAAGATCCCGCTCCATAAGTAAGTTGTCTTGTAAAAAAATCTGCGCCGCCGTGAGGTAGTTTGCCACACGTAAATATTTATCGATAGATGTAAAATTTTCGTTCATAATGCTTATGTTTATTATACCCCTTATATTTCCCGAGAGGAAATTGATTAAAAATAATGACATTTTGTAGCCACATGTAACAAAGCACGCTATTCGTCGTGTTCACAGATACGTCATCCGCGTAAAGTATACACTAGCATAAGGGGTATCGCACTGTGACTGTTATCACACGCGAGCTCTATGCAGGACTATTGTTACGCTGCCAGTCTTTAATTGCCGGCGAAAAGTCTAGCTGATAGTCAGGGATATCAAGTGTTAAGCCGTGTTCCACTGCAGCCTCGTATTGCTCGGGCTGACTACGATCAATTCTAAACACCTCGTTTGGAAATATAATGTAGTGGACGCTGCTATTTTTAAAATCAGCATACCAATAGCCAACCTGAAGCGCCCGACTAAGACGCTGCGCCAAGTCTTCCGCCTCTTGCTCATCGGCATCAAACCGGTGCAATGTCCACTGTTGCAGCCACGGCGTGTTATGCGCTGGCGTTACTTTTTCTACCTTAGTTGAAGTTATATTTAAACCCGATAGGGCATTACTATCCCTAAGACTTTCCTCGATAATAACGCCCTGGTATTTCATAATACCCTCAGTATACTCTGCAAATCTGAGAGTGCAATGATGATTTTACTCATTCGATTTTGGTTTATGATTTTAAAATGCTTATGCAATAATAAAAGGTGATACAAATCATAGGAGAACCCATGCAAAAAACAGCACTTCATCCGTACCTTAGCTTTAAAGATAATGCGCGCGAGGCAATGGAATTTTATTCATCTATCTTCGGCGGAAAACTAACGTTTAACACATTCGGAGAATTTCACGCCTCAGACGACCCATCTGAAAGCAATAAAATCATGCACAGTATGATCGAGGCCGACGGCATTACCTTTATGGCATCGGACACACCCAACGGCATGGAACATAGTGTCGGTAAAAACTTTAGCATGTCGCTAAGTGGCGACAACGAGCAAGAACTCCGCAGCTACTGGGATAAACTTACCGATGGTGGCACTATTACTATGCCGCTCGAAAAGGCGCCATGGGGCGACACATTCGGCATGTGTACCGACAAGTTCGGGATCGACTGGATGGTAAATATCGCGCCATTAGCACAGCAGCAATAAGTAAGGATGGTAGCGGTAGAGACTACTCGTAGATATCGCGGATAGGCAAGCGAAGCCGGATTTCATTCACGCTATACCGCCTAGTGTCGTCGTGATACATAAACGTCACGTCGTGCACCGACTGAAAATAATCCCCAGTATCACGAATTTTGTAGTCAAGAAACGCCTCGCGGTTTTGATCGGTTGGCATTGGGCCGTCGTAAACCAGAAACTGCTGTTCTTCATTTGCGTTTAAAAAATCGTCAATCTCATGTTTTGTGCCTAAAATAGTAATTTTGTCGAGCATCACTTCTTGATTCCAACTATTGAGAATCTGGCAATACACCTGCATGTTTTCGCCGTTTATACGAGTCGACACGCGTTTAATATGAACGTTTGGAAACGTATGCGGATCACTTTTCTCAAGTCCGGTCTCGGGCTGCGAGTCGACAGGCTGCTGCGGTGTGTCGTTATTTTTCGCCGCCACTCCTTCATCGAAGATAGGCTTGCCACCAGCCATTCGCCCTAGGAAATCCATAAACCCCATAACTCCTCCTTCCGTTTCTTCTCTTATTATACCCCAGATCACTTTTCCGTGCGGAGCTCAAGAAAAAACGAAATAGAAAAACTCCTGCAAAAAACAGGAGCTTTCTAATGATTTCTATGGTGATCTCACCGGGAATCGAACCCGGATTGCCAGGATGAGAACCTGATGTCCTAACCGTTAGACGATGAGACCATTTATATAATTAACCTTAGTCACTGTATCAAAAATATTCGTATCTGTCCACAAGTGCGAGGTACAAAAAAATCATCCTGCGATGATTCTTGGAATAAGGCTTGAGTCGATCCGAGTAGGACCGGCTCAGACACCGCTGATGGGTGCCGAGCCAGTCCCACTCGGGGATGGCGCAGGTGAAGCAGGGTCAGACCGCGGGCTCCTGCTCGGCGTCGGGGGACGCGGGGCGGGACTTGGCGGTCAGCGAGACCGGGCCGATGGCGCGGGTGTTGCCCTGCTGCTGGATGAACAGGACCTCAGCCCGGAACGTGCGGATCTCCCGCAGCTCGTGCCGGTCGAGGGCGCCGTTGCCGTCCAGCGAGACGCGGACACCGTCCACGACGTTGTTGGGGTCGGAGACGACGATCTCGCTGGTCGCCGGGTAGAGCGCCACGTTGGCCAGGCCGTCGGCGGCCACGAACAGCAGCGCGCTGTCGTGCTCGTCGGAACCCAGGGACTCCAGGGGGCCGAAGACCGGGACCAGGTTGGTCGCGGCGTTCATGACCATCGGGAGGATCAGGGCGTTCTGCGTGCGGAGGCGGCGGTTGGCCGTCTCGAGCCGGCTGTTGTCCGCGTACGCGGCCGACAGGTCGTTGTTCAGCTCGCGGACGGCGCGGGCGTGCGTGCTCTTGAGAACCAACATGGATTACTCCGGTTTCTGTGACCACACTGCTTCGAGGGCGAAGCAGGGGTTGCTATGTCTTCTATAAAGACACACCAATCCCTGTTTCGCACCAAACTGTGCCAAAAGGTTCGATTATTACTTTCGTAAACAATCTGAGATACATCTTATCACATTGTAAATATATTGTCAATAATATTGCATAAAAATATGTGTATACAGTGTGTTTATGATCATATTATGCCCTTGCATCCTCTCGTAGAGTTGGGCATAATAATGCATAAGAACTATACGACTAAATAGGGGGCACACCATAAAACCACTAACGCTCACACGTTTTTGGCATCGCCGAATATGCGAGGCTGTTATGTTAGTGTCGGTTATTATTCTTGCGCTCTATTTTTGGGCTTACTTTGCCGATGTAAAAAGCATCGGTGCGGCGCTTCTCGTCAGCGAGATCGCTGCTGTCATGGCAGGGTTTTCATTGGCGACTGGGTTTATTTCGTATCTGTGGGCCCCAAAAAAATACATCTTCTGGGGGTCATTAGCGGCATTTACTATCCTTGCAGCCACAACCGCAATGCTTATTTTAAACACCGGGGGTGTCTCGTCGCCATTTATCGCGCTCTGGATGATCGTCTCTATATTTGCCGGCGTTTTTGGCCTTTACGGCATGTTGCCGATGTTTATCGCCGTTACTGCCTATATGGTCATGCAATATACCGGCGGCCTACTTGGCCGCGAAACAATTATTACTATTTTCATTGTGGGCGAGCTACCTCTTGCGGTCAGTTATTTATTATGGCATCAAAAATCAAAGGGTGAAGATAGTAGCAAGTCAGCATATAGCGCGCTTGCAAGCGAATTAAGCGAGGTATCGGGCAAATCCGAGGTTGTTATTAATGCCATCGCCGATGGTGTTATCGCACTCGACAGTCAAGGAAGAATAGAGCTTATCAATCCCGCTGCTCAGCAAATTATCGGCTGGGGGAAACAAGATGCCTTAACACTTAATTACAAGTCGGTCCTAAAGCTTGTCGATGCCAATGGCAACGAGGTGACCCCCGCAAATGACCCAGTAGCCCAGGTGCTTGCCGCCAACAAAGAGGCGACCGGCAACAACCTAAGTCTTATTACAAATTCTGGTAAAAAGCTCCTTGTATCGGTCATCGTGTCGCCGGTCGCCCAACTTGGCTCGGGCGCAATCGTTGTTTTTCGTGATATTACAAAAGAAAAAAGGGAAGAGCGCGAGCAAGCGGAGTTTATCAGTACCGCAGCTCATGAAATGCGCACGCCCGTCGCCTCAATTGAAGGATATCTCGGTCTCGCCCTTAACCCTGCAACCGCACAAATCGATGAAAAAGCGCACGACTACCTTACGAAAGCGCACGAATCCGCTCAACACCTCGGTCATCTATTTCAAGATCTTCTCGATGTTAGCAAGGCCGAAGACGGACGCCTATCCGACAACCCTAAGGTTGTTGATGTCGTCGCTTTTACCCACGATATCGCCCAGGGCCTTAAGCCGAAGGCTGAAGAAAAAGGACTTCGCTTCCTTTTCAAGCCAATGCCCGACGACGATGACGACAAGGGAGGGGAGCGTCGCCTCAATCCGGTGTATTACGCCAACGTCGACAACGACCACCTTCGCGAAATCGTCGCCAATCTTATTGAAAATGCCATAAAATACACACCATCGGGCGATGTTGTTATCGATGTCGGCGGCGATGCCGAGCATGTCACCATTAGTATTACCGACAGTGGAATTGGAATTCCAAAAGAAGATCAAGCACACCTTTTCCAAAAGTTCTATCGAGTCGACAATAGCGACACGCGCGAAATTGGGGGCACAGGCCTTGGACTTTATTTGTGTCGACGTCTCATAGAAACCATGAACGGTCGTATATGGGTAGATAGCGAATACAAAAGGGGAAGTACTTTCTACGTTGAAATCCCTCGCATCGACCACGAAGAGGCAACACGACTTATCGAAGCCGCCAGTATTCAGCAAGAGGCCGTCGAGCCTCAGATTATCCCTAGCGCCTACCAAGCGCCACTCCCTGAACAATCCGCTCCAGCTCCAGCACCCCAGGCGGTAGCTCAAACTCAAGATACGAACGACGCCGTTTACACAAACCAGCCTATCGAAACGGTCGTTCAACAAATGCAATCCGTTGGCACTATTACGCCACCCCAGGTTCAGCCGCAAGCGCCGCCTCCGGTTTATTATCAGCCTCAGCAACAGGCCGCCGCGCCAACACCGCAACCCGTTCAGTACACACCACCCCAGCAAGCTCACACAAACGTACCCCTCACAAGCATCGAACAAGACCCGGCTGGATACATTCGCACTCGCCCCGACGGCGTACCTGTTCCACCAAGGAATCAAAATTAAACATAAGGGCTATAGCAATTTCTATCGCCCTTGGTTACAATAGAAGGTAATATGACCAAAGTACTACTGGTAGAAGATGATAAGAGCCTGAGGGAGATATATGGCGTTCGACTCCTCGCAGAAGGATACGATATCGTATCTGCTGGCGACGGAGAAGCGGCGCTTGCCATGGCTATAAAAGAACGCCCTCAACTTATCGTCAGTGATGTCATGATGCCTAAGATTAGTGGCTTCGACATGCTCGATATTCTTCGTTCTACAACAGAGACAAAAGATATTAAAGTGATCATGATGACCGCTCTTAGCAGCGAAGATCAGCGTGCGCGCGGCGAGGCTCTGGGTGCCGACCGCTACTTAGTAAAATCACAGGTGGGAATCGAAGACGTTGTCCGCACCGTTCACGAGGTACTTGGCGATGCGCCAACCACCGCCTCGTCGGCTCGCGCCACTTTTGGCGGCCCAGCACCGGTTGCTTCATCGATGCCACGGCCTTCGGCTATGCCAACACCACAGCGCCCCGCAAGTCCAGTTCCACCACAACAAGTACCTCAGCCACAAGGAACACAGCCAACCGTCACGCCAATAGCGCCCTCTGCGCCATCGTTTCAGGCTCCCGCTCCACGCCCAGCGGCGCCAGCCCCAAGTGCAGGGCTACCTCAGCCCACGGCACCTTTTTCAACGACTCGTCCAGCAAGTCTTGGTGATCGAATCATTCACCCGATCACTACTCCTGCAGGGCAGCCACCAAAGCCCGACCTTGGCAGTCTTATGGACCAAGAACTCAATCAAGCATCACCGCAGCCAATCGCACCTCCTCCAGCTCCAATGGCACCACCAGTAGCACCAATACAGCAGCAAGTGTCACCTCAGCCAGTACAAATGCCATCTATGCCTTCGCCAGCGCAAGAGCCAACATCACCAACCGCTCCAGCTCCCGAGCGCGAAGATTCGGGTATTAGTTTCGAAGAAACGCCTCGTCAACCAGCACCCCAATCACCGCAGCCTGCTGCGCAGTTTACACCCGGCCCTCAGCCTCCAACGCCGAGTAGTGTATAATCTCTTATAATGACCGAACCAGCAACACTCCGCCTCAATAAACATATCGCTTTAGAGTTGGGCATTTCACGTCGCGAGGCCGACGAGCTTATCGAGCGTGGCCGCGTAACCATCAATGGCGACACTGCCACCCTCGGCGCACGATTCAATGAAGGTGATTCTATTTCTGTGAGTGGCCAACCGCTTACAACTCACACAGCCTACCAGTACATCCTCTTTAACAAGCCCGTTGGTTATGTTTGCTCACGCCGTGCCCAGGGCGACAATCCAACTATTTACGATCTTCTCCCAGATCAGTATCAC is a genomic window containing:
- a CDS encoding VOC family protein, with the protein product MQKTALHPYLSFKDNAREAMEFYSSIFGGKLTFNTFGEFHASDDPSESNKIMHSMIEADGITFMASDTPNGMEHSVGKNFSMSLSGDNEQELRSYWDKLTDGGTITMPLEKAPWGDTFGMCTDKFGIDWMVNIAPLAQQQ
- a CDS encoding PAS domain-containing protein, with product MLVSVIILALYFWAYFADVKSIGAALLVSEIAAVMAGFSLATGFISYLWAPKKYIFWGSLAAFTILAATTAMLILNTGGVSSPFIALWMIVSIFAGVFGLYGMLPMFIAVTAYMVMQYTGGLLGRETIITIFIVGELPLAVSYLLWHQKSKGEDSSKSAYSALASELSEVSGKSEVVINAIADGVIALDSQGRIELINPAAQQIIGWGKQDALTLNYKSVLKLVDANGNEVTPANDPVAQVLAANKEATGNNLSLITNSGKKLLVSVIVSPVAQLGSGAIVVFRDITKEKREEREQAEFISTAAHEMRTPVASIEGYLGLALNPATAQIDEKAHDYLTKAHESAQHLGHLFQDLLDVSKAEDGRLSDNPKVVDVVAFTHDIAQGLKPKAEEKGLRFLFKPMPDDDDDKGGERRLNPVYYANVDNDHLREIVANLIENAIKYTPSGDVVIDVGGDAEHVTISITDSGIGIPKEDQAHLFQKFYRVDNSDTREIGGTGLGLYLCRRLIETMNGRIWVDSEYKRGSTFYVEIPRIDHEEATRLIEAASIQQEAVEPQIIPSAYQAPLPEQSAPAPAPQAVAQTQDTNDAVYTNQPIETVVQQMQSVGTITPPQVQPQAPPPVYYQPQQQAAAPTPQPVQYTPPQQAHTNVPLTSIEQDPAGYIRTRPDGVPVPPRNQN
- a CDS encoding response regulator, with amino-acid sequence MTKVLLVEDDKSLREIYGVRLLAEGYDIVSAGDGEAALAMAIKERPQLIVSDVMMPKISGFDMLDILRSTTETKDIKVIMMTALSSEDQRARGEALGADRYLVKSQVGIEDVVRTVHEVLGDAPTTASSARATFGGPAPVASSMPRPSAMPTPQRPASPVPPQQVPQPQGTQPTVTPIAPSAPSFQAPAPRPAAPAPSAGLPQPTAPFSTTRPASLGDRIIHPITTPAGQPPKPDLGSLMDQELNQASPQPIAPPPAPMAPPVAPIQQQVSPQPVQMPSMPSPAQEPTSPTAPAPEREDSGISFEETPRQPAPQSPQPAAQFTPGPQPPTPSSV